A genomic region of Zalophus californianus isolate mZalCal1 chromosome 1, mZalCal1.pri.v2, whole genome shotgun sequence contains the following coding sequences:
- the LOC113916092 gene encoding LOW QUALITY PROTEIN: olfactory receptor-like protein OLF4 (The sequence of the model RefSeq protein was modified relative to this genomic sequence to represent the inferred CDS: inserted 4 bases in 2 codons), which produces MYLITVFGNLLIVLAVGSDSHLHMPMYFFLSNLSFVDICFTSTTIPKMLMNIQTESKVIMYAGCVTQIYFFILFAVLDVFLLXVMAYDQFXAICHPLHYMIIMNPGLCGLLVLVSWVMCILNSLLQSLMLLWFSFSTHFQIPHFFCEFHQMIQLACSDTFLNNLVMYFAAVLLGGGPFAGILYSYSKIVSSILGISSAHGKYNAFSTCASHLFVVSLFYCTSLGVYLSSAAPQSSHSSAVASVMYMVVTPMLNPFIYSPRNRDIKRALKGIIGVPVMRGPILLGQKKCP; this is translated from the exons ATGTACCTGATCACTGTGTTTGGGAACCTGCTCATCGTCTTGGCTGTTGGCTCAGACTCCCATCTCCACAtgcccatgtacttcttcctctccaacctgtcCTTTGTAGACATCTGCTTCACCTCTACCACCATCCCCAAGATGCTGATGAATATACAGACAGAGAGCAAAGTCATCATGTATGCAGGCTGCGTTACTCAGATTTATTTCTTCATACTCTTTGCTGTGTTGGACGTCTTTTTACT AGTGATGGCCTATGACCAGTT GGCCATCTGTCACCCCCTGCACTACATGATCATCATGAACCCTGGGCTCTGTGGACTGCTGGTTCTGGTGTCCTGGGTCATGTGTATCCTGAATTCCTTATTACAAAGTTTAATGCTGTTGTGGTTTTCCTTCTCTACACACTTCCAGATCCCCCACTTTTTTTGTGAATTCCATCAGATGATCCAACTTGCTTGTTCTGACACCTTTCTAAATAACTTGGTGATGTATTTTGCAGCTGTCCTGCTGGGTGGAGGTCCTTTTGCTGGGATCCTTTACTCTTATTCTAAGATAGTTTCCTCCATACTTGGGATCTCATCAGCTCACGGCAAGTATAATGCATTTTCCACCTGTGCATCTCACCTCTTTGTTGTCTCCTTATTTTATTGTACGAGCCTAGGAGTGTACCttagctctgctgctccccagagctcccacTCAAGTGCAGTAGCCTCGGTGATGTACATGGTGGTGACGCCCATGCTGAACCCCTTCATCTACAGCCCGAGGAACAGAGACATAAAGAGGGCTCTGAAAGGAATCATTGGGGTTCCAGTGATGCGAGGGCCAATCTTGCTGGGGCAGAAGAAGTGCCCATGA